The following are encoded together in the Thermodesulfobacteriota bacterium genome:
- a CDS encoding BON domain-containing protein — translation MNKPNRIYRDDTNEEIYFIDLNQPITALLASPSKFFLEGINRVLQNEKGIIIVWLAHGQEEIEKNLERIKPDILFIDNRTLKFDVPKILPLINSDTKLILLGDRSTAELGLPNVTYLTRHTSSSELILAMRKSLYRSMAINIEEYKPSAISNLTPSNMDEPETIIDLTDEVLFEEGDEIKLFDDEIGLEENIHTIDHEFDHLDHTHYHRRKRDVYPRVWSLRQFSLFLLLAFGAIYFGTKYIYPNPDLSFISSNLFRPTDPKIESEIKMALSERGFPHINVSVDEGKAVLSGKVQSEEDYNKVSMIVKEVKGVKDIESHLVVENMVTHGDSIPDIEETEFHQHKLNDEQEKENDEKASHLNNDKNEQSNEPVLEKQVAYSRSIPKAEVIQPIQRETGQDREQGSNSKISSPIGKKGTSNRPAVEKEANESRRLQVLSELENEVRRKDVVEVIRTGQDQPRELEYEKRVSALLSTIDASIARDIEKALADEGYENIKVSVENGEVFLIGEVKTHQEHIRLHRIALRTNGVKKVKSVLGISEYNMQ, via the coding sequence ATGAATAAGCCTAACCGGATTTATCGAGACGATACTAATGAAGAAATATATTTTATAGACTTAAATCAACCGATCACCGCCCTGCTGGCGTCACCTTCGAAGTTTTTCCTAGAAGGAATCAACAGAGTCCTCCAGAATGAAAAAGGCATAATAATAGTATGGCTAGCACACGGCCAGGAGGAAATCGAAAAAAATCTGGAACGGATAAAACCGGATATCCTATTCATCGATAATAGAACGCTGAAATTTGATGTTCCCAAAATTCTCCCTTTAATAAATTCCGATACCAAGCTCATCTTGCTTGGAGACCGTTCCACTGCAGAACTTGGCCTCCCTAATGTTACATACCTGACCAGGCACACCAGCTCCTCAGAACTGATTCTGGCTATGAGAAAAAGCCTATATAGATCTATGGCTATAAATATCGAGGAATATAAGCCCAGCGCCATCAGCAACTTGACTCCGAGCAACATGGATGAGCCCGAAACCATAATAGACCTCACTGATGAGGTCCTTTTTGAAGAAGGGGATGAAATAAAGCTCTTTGATGACGAGATTGGTCTTGAAGAAAACATACATACGATTGATCATGAGTTTGACCATCTTGATCATACTCATTACCATCGGAGAAAAAGGGATGTGTACCCGCGTGTGTGGTCTCTTAGACAATTTAGTCTATTTTTACTCTTAGCCTTCGGAGCTATTTATTTCGGCACTAAATACATCTATCCAAACCCTGACCTCAGCTTTATATCGTCTAACTTATTCCGTCCGACTGACCCTAAAATTGAGAGTGAAATTAAGATGGCGCTATCGGAACGAGGTTTCCCACATATAAATGTTAGCGTTGACGAGGGAAAAGCAGTATTAAGCGGAAAAGTACAAAGCGAAGAGGACTACAATAAAGTCAGCATGATCGTCAAAGAGGTCAAAGGGGTGAAGGACATTGAAAGTCACCTAGTCGTAGAAAATATGGTCACTCATGGTGATAGCATACCAGATATAGAGGAGACAGAATTCCATCAACACAAACTAAACGATGAGCAGGAAAAAGAGAATGACGAAAAGGCCTCACACTTAAACAACGATAAAAATGAACAAAGCAACGAACCGGTCCTAGAAAAACAAGTGGCTTACAGCAGGAGCATCCCCAAGGCGGAAGTGATACAACCTATTCAACGAGAAACAGGCCAAGACCGGGAACAAGGGAGTAACAGCAAAATCTCTTCCCCAATTGGTAAGAAGGGAACCAGTAATAGACCGGCAGTCGAAAAAGAAGCTAATGAGTCCAGAAGATTACAAGTATTGTCTGAACTGGAGAACGAGGTGAGAAGAAAGGATGTCGTCGAAGTTATTAGGACAGGCCAGGACCAGCCCAGGGAGCTTGAATATGAGAAGAGAGTTTCAGCACTTCTGTCTACTATAGACGCATCCATCGCCAGAGACATAGAGAAAGCCCTTGCCGATGAAGGATATGAAAATATAAAAGTCTCGGTAGAGAACGGCGAGGTCTTTCTAATTGGGGAAGTAAAAACTCATCAGGAGCATATACGCCTTCACCGCATTGCGCTCAGAACCAATGGAGTGAAAAAGGTTAAAAGCGTTTTGGGGATCTCAGAATACAATATGCAGTAG